A stretch of DNA from Arthrobacter globiformis:
TGCCTTCGTGGATGGCGATGTTGACCATCTGGTTTTCCAGCATGAAGTTGGTGGCGTCACCCACGGTGGCGCCCGAAACGGTGATCTGGTCGTAGTCCGAGGTGTCCATGAAGACGAAGTCCGCGCCGTCCTGGTACAGGTACTGGTAGTCGCGGCGGTCCACGGTGGCGGTCTCGATCTTGAGGCCAGCGTTGAACGTCTTGTCCACTACCTTGCCGGACATGACGTTGCGCATCTTGGTGCGCACGAAGGCGCCGCCCTTGCCCGGCTTGACGTGCTGGAACTCGATGACGTTCCAGAGCTGGCCCTCGAGCTTCAGGACGGTCCCGTTCTTGATGTCGTTTGTGGTTGCCACTGGTTTCCTCTGGTTGTGTGTGACTGGTTCTGGCTGCCAGCTGGTTATGCCAAGCAGGCATGCCGAACGGCGCGCCAGCGTGTGTTTATCAAAAATCCAGAAACTATTCTAGCGGAAAAGGCTGGCACGCTTTTCGGGCCCCCTGGCGGTGCGGCCGGAGGACCGCTGCGGCGCAGCCGGAAGACCCGTCAGGAGGCCAGTTCGAAGACGTCCCGTGCCCGCTGCAGCGCCACCGTTGAGGAGTAGATAAGCGCAGCGTCGGCGGACTGCGCCACCCGGAGATCGAGCGCCCGGGTGAAGGATTCCACCGCAGCGCCGATGTTTCCCGCGGCGAAGTACGCCCGGCCAAGGTACTGGTGGGCGAGGGCTTCGTTGGCCGTGCCCTGTGCCTCGGTGAGGAGCTGCCGGAAGAGTTCGACCGCGCGGTCATAGCGGTGGGAGACGCGCAGGACATCCGCTTCATACGCCCGGAGCCGGAACGACTCGGGGTCCCGGTAGCGGGCCTCTGCCAGCACTTCGGCCGCGTCGCCGGCGCGTCCCTCGGCGAGCAGCACAAGGACCCGCTCGGCGGGGTCGGTGGATGCCTCAAGCGCGGCGGCGCACGTCTCTTCGCTGATAATTTCGGGAAGCAGCGATTCGGGGTTGACCCGGATCCCCGGGAATCCGCCGTCGGGCCATTCGATCGTTCCGGTCTGGTCGTCGCGCATCAGGAAGCAATCTCCTGGTAGGCGGCGAAGAGCAGGGAGGTATCGGGCACGTCCAGGATCCCCGGCTTGGCGATCCCGTCGAGGACGACGAAGCGGAGCAGGTCGCCGCGGGACTTTTTGTCGCGGCGCATGCCGTCCAGAAGGCCCTGCCAGCGGTCGCGCCGGTACGTGACGGGCAATCCGAGGGATTCGAGGATGCTGCGGTGCCGGTCGGCGTCGGCGTCGCTGAGCCGGCCCACGCTGCGGGACAGCTCGGCCGCAAACATCATGCCCACCGAGACGGCAGCGCCGTGCCGCCAGGAGTAGCGTTCCACGAGTTCGATGGCGTGGCCCAGGGTGTGGCCGTAGTTAAGGATTTCCCGGAGTCCGGATTCCTTGAGGTCCTCCGAGACGACGCGGGCCTTGACGGCGATGGCGCGTTCGATGAGCTCACGCAGAACGTCGGAGCCTGGATCGGTCACGGCATCCGGATCCTTTTCCACGAGGTCCAGGATGGCGGGATCGGCAATGAAGCCGCACTTAATGACCTCGGCCATGCCGGAGATGATCTCGTTCCGGGGCAGGGTCTTGAGCGTGTCCAGGTCCGCGAGGACAGCGGCGGGCGGATGGAAGGACCCAACCAGGTTCTTGCCTTCGGCCGTGTTGATCCCGGTCTTGCCGCCCACGGCGGCGTCGACCATGCCGAGGAGGCTGGTGGGCATGTGGATGACCTTGACGCCGCGCAGCCAGGTGGCGGCCACGAAGCCGGCAAGGTCGGTGACAGCGCCGCCGCCGACGGAGACCACGGCATCAGAGCGGGTGAAATCGTTCTGGCCCAGCACCTGCCAGCAGAAGGCGGCAACCTGGATGTGCTTGCCTTCCTCGGCGTCGGGGATTTCCGCGGTGACGGCGGTGAAGCCGGCAGCGGCCAGTTCATCCCGGACGGTGTCGCCGGTGAGCCGGAGGGCCCGCGGGTGGATGACGAGGACGCGGCGGACGCGCTCCCCCAGCAGTCCCGGCAGCGTGCCGAGCAGGCCGCGGCCAACTACGACGTCGTAGTTGTCCCCGGCGGACTGGCCGGTGACCTTGATGACGGTTGATTCGCTCACTTTTCAACTTCCTGTTTCGCGGCAGCACTTCCGTTGGCTGCCGTCGTCGCGGTTTTGTTGATCTCGCGGGTGGTGGTTTCGTGCGGTTTGCCGGCGGCGAAATCACACAGCGCCGTTTCCAGTTTGAGCCCCAGCTGCGGCACGGTTCCCTGCCGGACGTCCAGCACGATGTCCGCGAGGCGCTCATAGACCGGCTTCCGGGTGGCGAACAGCGCCTTCCAGCGCCGGATGCCGTCACCGGCCAGCAGCGGCCGGCCGGAATTCTTGGCGATACGGGCGGCGACGGTATCGGCGTCACACTCCAGATAGACCACCGTGCACCGCTCCAGCAGCTGCTGCGTGCCGGAGTCCAGCACCGACCCGCCGCCCAGGGAAACCACGGTGGCGGTGCCGGCCGCGGCCTCGAGGATGCGGGCCACCGTCCGGGCTTCGATCTCCCGGAAGGCACGCTCGCCGCGGCTGGCAAAGATGTCCGCGATGGAACCGTGGCCCTCCACGATGACCGCGTCGGTGTCCACGAACGGGGCGTCCAGCTGCTGCGCCAGCTGCTGCCCGATCGCCGATTTGCCGACCGCCATGGGCCCGATGAGCACAATGGGCCGGTCCCCTGCGGCGCAGGGTGTATTGCTCCGGGGCACTAGAGTCCGATCGTATCCAGCGACGCCGGAATGCTCTCGAGGTAGCCCTTGATGTTGCGGGCGGTCTCGGCCACGGAGTCGCCGCCGAACTTTTCGGTCACGGCCTCGGCCAGGACCAGCGCAACCATTGCCTCGGCCACCACGCCGGCAGCCGGAACCGCACAGACGTCCGAGCGCTGGTGGTGGGCCTTGGCCGCCTCGCCGGTGCTGATGTCGATGGTCTTCAGGGCGCGCGGCACGGTGGCGATGGGCTTCATGGCAGCCCTGACGCGCAGGACGTCGCCGATGCTCATGCCGCCTTCGATGCCGCCGGCGCGGTTGCTGGTGCGGATGATCCTGCCGTCAGCGTCCTTGATGATCTCGTCGTGGGCGGCGGAGCCGCGGCGTGCGGCGGTGAGGAAACCGTCGCCCACCTCAACGCCCTTGATGGCCTGGATGCCCATGAGGGCGGCGGCCAGGCGGGAATCAAGGCGGCGGTCCCAGTGGACGTAGCTGCCGAGGCCCGGGGGCAGTCCGTAGGCGAGCACTTCCACCACGCCGCCGAGGGTTTCGCCTTCCTTGTGGGCGGCGTCCACCTCCGCAACCATGGCGTCGGACGTTTCGCGGTCAAAGCAGCGCAGCGGATCGGCGTCGAGCGCGATCACGTTGTCCGGCAGCGGCAGCGGCCGGCCCTCCGGAACGGTCACGCTGGCGATGGAGACTGTGTGGCTGACCAGCTCAATGCCCAGGTGTTTCAGGAACTGGGCGGCGACCGTGCCCATGGCAACGCGCGTGGCGGTCTCGCGGGCGCTGGCGCGCTCAAGCACGGGACGGGCCTCGTCGAAGCCGTATTTCTGCATGCCGGTGAAGTCAGCGTGTCCGGGGCGCGGCCGGGTCAGCGGGGCGTTCCGGGCCTGCCCCGCGAGTTCCTCGGGGTCCACCGGATCGGCTGACATGATCTGTTCCCACTTGGGCCATTCGGTGTTTCCCACCTGGATGGCAACCGGGCCGCCCTGGGTGATGCCGTGGCGGACACCGCCGAGGATGGTCACGACGTCCTGCTCAAACTTCATCCGTGCCCCGCGGCCGTAGCCGAGCCGCCGGCGGGCAAGGGCATCGGCGATCTGCCCGCTGGTGAGTTCAACACCTGCGGGGACGCCTTCAATAATTCCGACCAGTGCCGGGCCATGGGATTCACCGGCGGTCAACCAACGCAACATAAAAACCATCCTGCCATGTCTGGCGGTCAGGACACCCGCCGGGGTGCCCCGACTGCGTCGCACATCACATCTATGACTTCGGCACTGCCGGCCTCGGCGAGGCCGGTGAAATGGCGGACCTGCTCCACCGCCTGGTAGAGCAGCATTTCAAGTCCGGGGACCACTGTTCCGCCTCCGGCGTGCCAGGCCGCGGCGATTTGGCTGGGCCAGGGGTCGTAGGCGACGTCCAGCAGGACGCCGTCCGTGCGCCGCCCCAGCGCTTCGAGTTCTGCTGCCATCCCGTCGGCCGCCCGCGGCGGCAGTGTGGAGATTACGACGCCGGCACCGGCCATCGCTTCGACGGCACCGTCGAGGGAATGGACGGTGATGTCCATGCCGAGCCCGCTGGCCGCAGCCCTGGCTTCTTCAGCCCGGGCCGTGTTCCGCACGTACAGGTCCACCTTCACGGCACCAAGCTCCTGCAGGGCTGCCACTGCCGCGGCTGCCGTTCCGCCGCCGCCAAGAATGACGCCCGAGGGGCCGTCACCGGCCCCGGCGTTGCGGAGGGCGTTGACGATCCCCGCGACGTCGGTGTTGTAGCCGATGCGCCGGGTGGAGTCCCCGACGCCCTCGAACACCACCGTGTTGATGACGCCCAGGACCCGGGCCACTCCGCGGACCTCGTCCACCTCGGCGACCATGGCTTTCTTCAGCGGCATGGTGATGGACAGTCCCCGCCAGCCGGGCTCGGCGCGGACGGTGTCCATGAACGCCGGCAGTGACTCTTCGGTCACGTCGATGGCGCTGTAGCCGATCTCCGCCCCGAGCCGGGCGTAGGCGGCAAGGTGCAGCGCCGGTGACTTCGAATGGCCGATGGGGTGCCCCAGGACGGCCGCCCGCAGGCTCATACGCAACGGCCCGGATTAGCCTCGCACCAGGCGTTGTACTGTTCGACGTAGCCGTTGTGCTCGGCCAGCGTCTTGGAGAACTTCGTCTCCTTGGTGTCGAGGTTGATGGTCACCCAGTACAGGTAATCGTTGTTGTTCGGCTTGGCCGCCGCGTCGATGGCCGTCGTGCCCGGCGATCCGATGGGCCCGGCAGGCAGGCCTTGGATGGCGTACGTGTTGTAGGGGTTGGACTTGTCCGCCTTTTCGGCCTCATCGATGTGGAAGGTCTTCTTGCCCAGGCCGTAGGTGACGGTGGCGTCCGACTGGATCAGGCCGTTCGTTTCGGTGTTGGTGGGCTTGAGGCGGTTGTAGATGGCACCGGCAACATCCTTGTACTCAGCCTGGCCGCCCTCTGCCTGCACGATGCTGGCGACGGTCACGACGTCGTACTGTTTGGCGGCGTCCGTCACGCCCTGCGACTTGAGTTCATCCTGGGTGCTCTTCACCAGCTTGGTGAGAATCTCCTTGGCGGTGGTGCCCAGCGGGAAGCGGTACTCCCCCGGGGCCAGGAAGCCTTCCAGGTTCTTCGCCTTGGAGGTCAGCCCGAACTGCTTGGGCGAGTTGCTGAGCGCCTTCAGCTGGGCCAGGGAAAGGCCCGAGCCCTCCGAGATCGCCTCCAGCGATTCATCGATCCGCAGGCCCGCGCTGAGGGCAAAGTACATGACCTTGGCCTGTCCCTCGTTGAGAAGTACGGAGACGGCGTCGGAGTTCTTCATCTCCTGCTTGAAGTCGTACTCCCCGGGCGAGAGCGTGCCGCCGGATGCGGACAGCGCCGCCATGAAGGTGTCGGCGTTGGCCACGACCTTCGCGTCCTCCAGTTTGGCCGCGACTGATACCGGGCCTTCGCCCGGAACGACCGATACCTTGACCTGGCCGGTACCGGGGCCGGGATAGTCGGCCGGCTTGTCGTTCCCCAGCAGCGGCTTCAGGAACTGCGCGCCGACGACGGTGGCTGTGACGAAGAGCGCGAGGGTCAGCAGCAGGGCCACGAGCCGGCGCCGGCGCCGGACTTTCTTGGAGGGCCGTGTCACTGTGGCTGCGTTCTCGGCGCCGGCCAGGAGCTGGTGCCCCACGGCCTGCTGCTCGTAGGGCACATGCTCCTCGTAGGGCGGGTGGGCTACTGCGTCATGGTGGACGTCATAATGGTGGCCATCCTCATGGTGGACAGCTCCGTGATGGCCATCCTCGTGATGGACGGCTTCGTGGTGAATGTCAGCGTGGGACTCGGCGTGGCCGTGCGCAAACTCGGCAAAATGCGGGGCGTCCTCAGACTGGGCGCCGTGGACCTGGGCGGCAGCGTCCCCATGCACGGCGGGGTCCGCATGTTCAGCAGGGTCGTGGATGGTTGGCGGAACCGGCGGAACGTCGGGAACCTCGACGGCCGGAACAGGCTCTGCAGTGGGAACGGCAGCCGGAGGTGTGGCTATTGCCGCCGTCCGGGGGCTGCCAGAACCGGAAGCCGCAGCCGATGACCCGGTCCGCTGCGCGGCGCCCACGCCCACGTGCAGCTCTTCGACGGACTCGTAGGCCTGCTCGGGCACGGCATCGCCGGACTCGGCGGTGACGGCCTTCTCGCGGGCGCGGATCTCTTTGCGTGTCAGGGGCCGTCCGGCGTCCGCGAAGGGGTCGCCGGCGGAGTCGTCGCTATTGACCGGGCTCACTGTAGCTGTCCATCCTCTGAAGATCGTGTTTCCTTTTCCGGGTCAGGCCGTTCAGCAGTATCTGCGGCGGCATGTCCGGGCAGCCCCGTACGGGGAAGCGCGCGCACACGGCTCCCCACATCCGTTCCCCTGGCTTTTTGCATGTCGATGGCGTGCTGCAATATTCCTGCAGCCGCAACCTGATCCACCACTTTACGGTGATTTTTGCTGCTCATGCCAGCTTCGTGAAGGTTGCGGTGGGCCGTGACGGTGCTGAGCCGCTCATCAACCAGGTGCACCGGGACGTCCGAACCTGTGCGGTCCAGTTCGTCAGCCAGCAGCTGGGCGTACTCCGTGGCCATGCGGGCTGAGGCGTGTTCCTCGCCCTTCATGGTCCGTGGCAGGCCAACGAAAATCTGCACGGCTCCCCGGTCTGCCGCGAGGGCGGCAATGACCCTGACATCCGAGTTTTTCTTGGCATTGCGGTCCAGCGTCTTCAGCGGTGTGGCCAGGATCTCGTCCCGGTCACAAATGGCGACGCCGACACGGACGGTCCCCACGTCCACCCCCAGTTTGATGCCTCGGGGGTGAACGTGCGGCTCAGCGGATGAAGTCACGGTTGGTTAGCGCCTGGTGACGGCGTCGACGACGGCGGTCAGTGCGGCGCCAACCTTGGAGGCGTCGGTGCCGCCGCCCTGGGCGACATCGTCCTTGCCGCCACCGCCGCCACCGAGGATTCCGGCGGCGAGCCGGACCAGGGCACCTGCCTTCACGCCGGCTTCACGGGCGGCTTCGTTGGTGGCCACCAGGATGACCGGGCGGTCGTTGCTGACGCCGGCCACGGCAACCGTGGAGGCTTCGGACCCAAGCCGGTTGCGGAGGTCCAGGGCGAGACCGCGGATGTCGTCGGCGCCGCTGACCTGGCCGGCGTCGTGCGCGATGACCCGGACGCCGGCGGCGTCCACGGCGGTTCCCGCGAGCTGGGCGGCAGCGGCGGCGAGCTGCTCCTTCCGGAGCCGTTCGAGCTCCTTTTCCGTGGCCTTCAGCTTGGCGAGGGTCGCGGAGATGCGGTCAGCCAGCTGCCCGGAGGGCACCTTGAGCATTTCGGTGAGTTCGGTCACGAGTGCGCGCTCCGCAGCCAGGTGCCGGAAGGCGTCCATGCCGACGAACGCCTCGACGCGGCGGTTTCCCGACCCGACGGACTGCTCGCCGAGCAGGGACAGGCTGCCGATCAGCGAGGTGTTGGACACATGGGTGCCGCCGCACAGCTCACGGGACCACGCGCCGTCGATCTCCACGACCCGGACCTCGCTGCCGTAGTTCTCGCCGAACAGCGCCATGGCGCCCAGGGCCTTGGCCTCGGCGAGGCCCATGACCTTGGTGTCCACGTGAAAGTTGTTCCGGATGGCGAGGTTGGAGACTTCCTCGATTTCGGACTTGGTGGCGGCGCTCAGTCCCTCACCCCAGGCGAAGTCGAAACGCAGGTAGCCGGCCTTGTTGAACGAGCCGCGCTGGGTGGCCTGCGGGCCGAGGATCTGGTGCAGTGCCGCGTGCACGATGTGCGTTCCGGTGTGCGCCTGCTCGGCAGCGTGGCGCCGTTCACGGTCCACAGCGGCACGGACCAGTGCGTCGGAGGCGATCTCGCCTTCGCGGACGATGGCCTTGTGGACGCTCAGGCCCTTGAGCGGACGCTGGACGTCGAGAACCTCGACGACGAAGCCGTCGCCGGTGATGAGACCGGTGTCGGCTGCCTGGCCGCCGGCCTCGGCGTAGAACGGGGTCTCGGCGAGCACGAGTTCGATTTCGTCGCCGGTGGCAGCCTGGGACACCTTGCTGCCGCCGCTGAGGATGCCGCGGACCCGGGATTCGCCTTCGAGGTCGGTGTAGCCGGTGAAGACGGTTTCGCCCTCTGCCAGCAGCTCCTGGAAGGCAGAGAGGTCAGCGTGGCCGCCCTTCTTGCCCTTGGCGTCGGCCTGGGCGCGCTGGCGCTGCTCGAGCATGAGCTTGCGGAACTCGGGCTCGTCCACCTTCAGCCCGGCTTCCTCGGCCATTTCGAGCGTCAGGTCGATGGGGAACCCGTAGGTGTCGTGCAGGGTGAAGGCGTCGGCGCCGGAGAGGGGGCGGCCTGCGGCCTTGGATTCGTTGACGGCGTCCTCGAGGCGGGCCGTGCCGGACGCGATGGTGCGCAGGAACGCCTTTTCTTCGGCGTAGGCGATCCGGCTGATCCGGTCGAAGTCGGTGTCCACGATGGGGTACACGCCCTTCATGGCGTCGCGCGAGGCGGGCAGGAGGTCCGGAAGGCAGGCCTGTTCCACGCCGAGCAGGCGCATGGAGCGGACCGCGCGGCGGATGAGGCGCCGCAGCACGTAGCCGCGGCCTTCGTTGGAGGGTGTGACGCCGTCGGCGATGAGCATCAGGGCCGAGCGGATGTGGTCGGCGACGACGCGCATGCGGACGTCATCGGTGTGGTGCGGATCGTCCTCGGTCTCGGCGGAGGTGTATTCCTTGCCCGAGAGCTTGGCGGCCATGTCGATGACCGGGCGGACCTGGTCGGTCTCGTACATGTTCTCGACGTCCTGCAGGATCATGGCAAGACGTTCCATGCCCAGGCCGGTGTCGATGTTCTTCTTGGGCAGTTCGCCCATGATGTCGAACTCGACCTTGGAGCGGACGTTGTCGATCTGGTACTGCATGAACACGAGGTTCCAGATCTCCACGTAGCGGTTCTCGTCGGCGATGGGGCCGCCCTCGGCGCCGTAGGCCGGGCCGCGGTCGTAGTAGATCTCCGAGCAGGGGCCGGCGGGGCCGGGCTGGCCGGTGGACCAGTAGTTGTCCGACTTGCCCATGCGCTGGATGCGCTCAGCGGGTACTCCGGTGTTCTTGAGCCAGAGTTCCTCGGCTTCGTCGTCCTCTTCGTAGACGGTCACCCACAGCCGTTCCGGCGGAAGTCCGTACCCGCCGTCGGCGACGCCCGTGGTCAGCAGCTCCCACGCGAACTTGATGGCGTCTTCCTTGAAGTAGTCCCCGAAGGAGAAGTTGCCGCACATCTGGAAGAAGGTGCCGTGGCGGGCGGTCTTGCCCACTTCCTCAATGTCGCCGGTGCGGATGCACTTCTGGACGCTGGTGGCCCGGGTGTAGGGCGGTTCCTCTCGCGCGGTCAGGTACGGGATGAACGGAACCATGCCGGCAACCGTGAACAGCAGGGAGGGGTCGCTGGAGACCAGCGATGCGGAGGGAACCGCCGTGTGGCCTTTGCTGACGAAAAAATCGACCCAGCGCTTTGTGATCTCCTGCGACTTCATGAGCTGATTACTTACCCTTCTTGGTTCACGCATGCTGGCGCGTGACAGTTTGATTCAGAGGCAGTTCCGGTCTTGGACGGCACTGCAGGTTTTAATTCTCGCGCGTTTAGCGGCGGACGACGTCCTGGGACTCAACACCCAGCGCGGAGCGCAGGTCCGTTTCCCGTTCGCGCATGCCGGCGCGGACGGCATCGGCGAAGTCGTAGACTCCGTCGGCGAGCCGGCCCACGGCCCGGTTCAGGCCTTCGGGGCCCAGCGCTGACTGCGCCTCGGTGACCTTGCGGAAGGCAATGACCCCGATGGCCACGCCGATTCCCATCCAGACAAGTCGTTTCATTTCAGTTCTCCGGGTGGGCTTAGCGGCTGCGGCGGCCGGTGGCGGGCTTCTTGCGGGTGGCGAACGCGGTACGGACGCCGTAGCTGAACGCGGCCACCTTGATCAGCGGCGAACCGACAGTCGCGGCCACGAGGGAGGACAGCGCGGAGATGTTGGCAGAGGCGTCCGAAACGTTGGAGGCAATGCCGTCCACTTTCTTCAGCTGCTGGTTGGTGGTGGAGACCGTCGCGGTGACCTCGTCCATGAGCGGGGTGGCGCCGTCGCTGATGGAACGGATGGATGTCCGGACCTCGTCGAACACCCGCCCCAGCTTGAGGATGGGCACAGCCAACAACAGGACCAGGAGCGCAAATACCCCGGCCGCGATCAGGCCGGCAATATCGCCACCAGACATAGACGTTCATCTCCTTGAAACTCCGTGGAACTGTACCGGACGTGCGGCGGCCAACATGCTGCAGCCGAAAATGTCCCCCAAGTACCTTACATACAAAGAAGCCCGCGGCGCTTGCCACGGGCTTCTCTGTATACGCTGCCGGAATTTAGCGTGCGTAGAATTCGACGACGAGCTGCTCTTCGCAGGTCACGGGGACCTCGGCGCGCTTCGGGCGGCGAACCAGGCGGGCCTGCAGGGCGTCCAGCTTGACGTCCAGGTAGGCCGGAACCTGGGGCAGGACGTCGCGGTGTGCGCCGGCTGCTGCAACCTGGAACGGAGGCATGGTTTCGCTGCGGCTGTGAACGTGGACCAGCTGGCCCTCGCCGACGCGGAAGGACGGGCGGTCAACGCGGATGCCGTCAACCAGGATGTGGCGGTGCACAACCAGCTGGCGGGCCTGTGCGATGGTGCGGGCGAAACCGGCACGCAGCACGAGGGCGTCGAGGCGCATTTCGAGCAGTTCGATGAGGTTTTCACCGGTCAGGCCCTTGGTGCGGCGTGCTTCTTCGAAGGCACGGGTCATCTGAGCTTCGCGGATGCCGTACTGGGCGCGCAGACGCTGCTTTTCGCGCAGACGTACGGCGTAGTCGGAGTCCTGCTTCTTGCGGGCACGGCCATGCTCACCGGGGCCGTACGGGCGGCGCTCCATGTACTTGGCGGCCTTGGGGGTCAGAGCGATGCCGAGGGACCGCGAGAGGCGGGCCTGACGGCGAGCACGAGTGTTGTTAGCCACTTGTGTCCTTCCAATATCTGCGGTGTGTCAGTGTTACTGGCCTCCACGATGGAGAGCATCGGCCAACCGCTGCCTTTTGCTACTGGGCACAGGGCACAGCTCCGTCGAACTAAAATTCGGTGGATTGTGCGTCCGTGCCTTGCCAGACAAACATCCATCCTACCACGGCGGTCACTTCCCCCGGACGATCTTCCGCAGCCGTTCAAGCCGGACGGCGATGTCCCGCTCGGCACCGTTTGCAGTGGGCTCGTAATAGTCGCGGCCCACGAGGTCGTCCGGCGGGTACTGCTGGGCGGCCACCGAGTGCGGGGCATCATGGGCGTACTTGTAGCCCACGCCGTGGCCCAGCTGCTTTGACCCTGGATAGTGCGCGTCGCGCAGGTGCGCGGGAATCCCGTTGCCCAAGCCCGCCCGCACGTCTGCGATGGCCTTGTTGATGCCCATGTAGGCCGCGTTGGACTTTGGCGCCGTGGCCAGGTGGACCACCGCCTCGGCGAGCACGATGCGGCCCTCGGGCATTCCGATGAGCTGCACGGCCTGCGCCGCGGCCACGGCCGTCTGCAGCGCCGTCGGATCCGCCATGCCGACGTCCTCCGCGGCCGAGATCACGATGCGCCGGGCCACGAAGCGCGGGTCCTCCCCCGCCTCCAGCATCCGCGCGAGGTAGTGCAGGGCCGCGTCCACGTCGGACCCGCGGATGGACTTGATGAATGCGCTGGCCACGTCGTAGTGCTGGTCCCCGGCGCGGTCGTAGCGGACGGCTGCGGCGTCCAGGGCACGCTCGGTGTGCCGCAGTTCGACGGCGACCGGCTGGCCAGCGCCGCTGTCAACTGGTCCGCTGTCGCCGGTGTCACCGTCCCCCGCACCGGAATGTCCGACGTCGTCCGCGTCACCGAACGCAACGCCGGCGGCGGCTTCCAGCGCGGTCAGCGCCCGGCGGGCGTCGCCGCCGGAAAGCCGCACGAGGTGTTCCAGGGCCTCGTCGCTGAGCCGGACGTTGCCGTTCAAACCGCGGGGATCCTCGACGGCCCGCACCAGCAGGCCCTCGATGTCCGCGTCGGTGAGCGGCTTGAGCGTCAGCAGCAGGGAGCGGGACAGCAGCGGGGAGACCACCGAAAACGACGGATTTTCCGTGGTTGCCGCTACCAGGACGACCCAGCCTTTTTCGACGCCGGGCAGCAGCGCATCCTGCTGCGCCTTGTTGAAGCGGTGGATCTCATCGAGGAACAGGACGGTGGTGGTCTTGTACAGGTCACGGGCGGTCAGGGCGTCGTCCATGACGCGGCGGACATCCTTGACCCCGGAGGTGATGGCTGAGAGCTCCACGAACTTGCGCCCGGGCCCGCGTGCGATCACGTGGGCCAGCGTGGTTTTCCCGGTGCCCGGCGGCCCCCAGAGGATCAGCGAGCTGGGGCCGGCAGGACCGGCGGCGTCGGCACCTGCTGCCAGCTGCCGCAGCGGGGACCCCTGGCCCAGCAGGTGCTGCTGGCCCACCACCTCGTCAAGCGTCCGCGGGCGCATCCGGACTGCCAGCGGGCTGCGCGGCGTTGAACGGGACTGCGTTGAACGGGACTGGGCGGCGTCGCCGGCGTCGTCGTTGTCGCCGTCGTCGCTGTCCTGGGCCGCCGAACCAAAAAGATCATCCACATAGATAGGCTACTTCTAGATTCAGCAGGAAAAGTCCGGCCACGAAAGCGGGGAATTCGCAATGCCAGGCAGCCGTCCGACGCAGGGACGTCCGGCGTCCACCAGGACCGCGTTCATCCCCGGCACGCGGCTGGCCGGCTGGGTG
This window harbors:
- a CDS encoding DUF948 domain-containing protein, producing MSGGDIAGLIAAGVFALLVLLLAVPILKLGRVFDEVRTSIRSISDGATPLMDEVTATVSTTNQQLKKVDGIASNVSDASANISALSSLVAATVGSPLIKVAAFSYGVRTAFATRKKPATGRRSR
- the rpsD gene encoding 30S ribosomal protein S4; translated protein: MANNTRARRQARLSRSLGIALTPKAAKYMERRPYGPGEHGRARKKQDSDYAVRLREKQRLRAQYGIREAQMTRAFEEARRTKGLTGENLIELLEMRLDALVLRAGFARTIAQARQLVVHRHILVDGIRVDRPSFRVGEGQLVHVHSRSETMPPFQVAAAGAHRDVLPQVPAYLDVKLDALQARLVRRPKRAEVPVTCEEQLVVEFYAR
- a CDS encoding replication-associated recombination protein A, translating into MDDLFGSAAQDSDDGDNDDAGDAAQSRSTQSRSTPRSPLAVRMRPRTLDEVVGQQHLLGQGSPLRQLAAGADAAGPAGPSSLILWGPPGTGKTTLAHVIARGPGRKFVELSAITSGVKDVRRVMDDALTARDLYKTTTVLFLDEIHRFNKAQQDALLPGVEKGWVVLVAATTENPSFSVVSPLLSRSLLLTLKPLTDADIEGLLVRAVEDPRGLNGNVRLSDEALEHLVRLSGGDARRALTALEAAAGVAFGDADDVGHSGAGDGDTGDSGPVDSGAGQPVAVELRHTERALDAAAVRYDRAGDQHYDVASAFIKSIRGSDVDAALHYLARMLEAGEDPRFVARRIVISAAEDVGMADPTALQTAVAAAQAVQLIGMPEGRIVLAEAVVHLATAPKSNAAYMGINKAIADVRAGLGNGIPAHLRDAHYPGSKQLGHGVGYKYAHDAPHSVAAQQYPPDDLVGRDYYEPTANGAERDIAVRLERLRKIVRGK
- the alaS gene encoding alanine--tRNA ligase, which encodes MKSQEITKRWVDFFVSKGHTAVPSASLVSSDPSLLFTVAGMVPFIPYLTAREEPPYTRATSVQKCIRTGDIEEVGKTARHGTFFQMCGNFSFGDYFKEDAIKFAWELLTTGVADGGYGLPPERLWVTVYEEDDEAEELWLKNTGVPAERIQRMGKSDNYWSTGQPGPAGPCSEIYYDRGPAYGAEGGPIADENRYVEIWNLVFMQYQIDNVRSKVEFDIMGELPKKNIDTGLGMERLAMILQDVENMYETDQVRPVIDMAAKLSGKEYTSAETEDDPHHTDDVRMRVVADHIRSALMLIADGVTPSNEGRGYVLRRLIRRAVRSMRLLGVEQACLPDLLPASRDAMKGVYPIVDTDFDRISRIAYAEEKAFLRTIASGTARLEDAVNESKAAGRPLSGADAFTLHDTYGFPIDLTLEMAEEAGLKVDEPEFRKLMLEQRQRAQADAKGKKGGHADLSAFQELLAEGETVFTGYTDLEGESRVRGILSGGSKVSQAATGDEIELVLAETPFYAEAGGQAADTGLITGDGFVVEVLDVQRPLKGLSVHKAIVREGEIASDALVRAAVDRERRHAAEQAHTGTHIVHAALHQILGPQATQRGSFNKAGYLRFDFAWGEGLSAATKSEIEEVSNLAIRNNFHVDTKVMGLAEAKALGAMALFGENYGSEVRVVEIDGAWSRELCGGTHVSNTSLIGSLSLLGEQSVGSGNRRVEAFVGMDAFRHLAAERALVTELTEMLKVPSGQLADRISATLAKLKATEKELERLRKEQLAAAAAQLAGTAVDAAGVRVIAHDAGQVSGADDIRGLALDLRNRLGSEASTVAVAGVSNDRPVILVATNEAAREAGVKAGALVRLAAGILGGGGGGKDDVAQGGGTDASKVGAALTAVVDAVTRR
- a CDS encoding DUF6167 family protein; amino-acid sequence: MKRLVWMGIGVAIGVIAFRKVTEAQSALGPEGLNRAVGRLADGVYDFADAVRAGMRERETDLRSALGVESQDVVRR